The region GAGAAACTCAAGCTGCCCTTTATCCTCATTCTAAAGTCCAAATGGCGAAAGACCTCCAAAGGTAATTTTAATTAGAGAGAGAGGGGGTCAAATTCAAAGACCTCCAAAGGTAATTTTAATTAGAGAGAGAGGGGGTCAAATTCAATTAGTCTGGTTAAATGCAATTCTGATGGTAGTTTTTGTGAAATGAACCAGCGGATTGGGGGTGGTGGGATTATCAAAGATCATCTTGGTCGTTGGGTGGTTGGTTGTTATTCAGGGAATTCTGGGAACAATGCGTTCCAAGCAGAAGCCGTGGCGCTGCGTGATGTTCTCCAATTGGTCTGGGATAGAGGGTTCAGGAGGGTGATTTGTGATGTTGACTGTGCTGCTCTTGTATCAATGTTATCAGATGCAGCTACGTCTTAGAGGCATTCTGAATTCCGTGTGTTACTTTCCATTCGTCATCTGTTGGTGAAGGACTGGAATGTGAAGATTAACTGTGTTTATCATGATAGCACTTCGGTAGCGGACTTCCTTGCAAGAAGAGGGGCAGTAGCGCATGTTTCTGGGCTTTGGAGCATTGCGTCGCCGGATCCGGATGTAGAATACCTTCTCCTGAAAGACTCGATCGTTGTTTGTTCCTTAGtttgttttctttgttgttggtatttttccgatgtatcaaaaaaaaattcctaatgTTTGCTTTTTGTTTGGGGATGCCCCATTtattcaaaaaatattaaatggcCCAATTGTGATACTAGATTATCCTAGCCCAAACATTAAGGGATCTAGCCTCTAGCATTCAGCTTACCAATAACAAATAAGGCAATGCAAACTAAACTATGGGTCTCTTTCACCAATTTCCTCCCTCCCTCCTTTTACAAAATGAGAACACCCTCCCCACATATGTAACTAACTAAAAAAAGTCAACCTAGAGGAAAAAATATGAGGTTGTTGGGATTATTCTTTTGTCTATAAAAATCCTAACTTCCAAGCTAGAAGACTTTTATGGGATTCTTTGAAGTTTCTCCAAACAAACTTCCAATCCCCATGGTGCGGCATAGGATATTTTAAAGAGAGTCTTCATAAAATGCACCAAACCTTCATGTCACAAATCTTACAACACAAAACCAGGTTGTACATATAAAAAATTCCAGCGAGTTATTTGCTTGCTCAAATTGTAAATGAAATTGATGGTAAGTCACACACAtcaataatttatattaatatttttgtcACATAATCATTCCAATTTCTTGAGATCTTCTTCAACCTCACTTCTAGCAAAAATATTAAATGGATATGACACATCATCTGTTTTTGTTAACAATTTGACATAACACTAATAGATAGACCTGATTGCAACACGCCAAAAATTTAATGACTAAATTGGCTCGTTTTAAAGAAGATAATCCTCAAAGGCACAATCGCGATAGATAAAGGACAAATGTGCGATTAACCAAACTAAAAACAATACAACTATTTTAAGATACACTTATTAGATCTTGTGTTGTTACAATGATTAGGCAGGTCAGGGATGATAGTGTGATTATTTACAACCATGAGTTTGCTTTCAATTAAAGTGAAATTGTAAATCATGGATCGCCATGTGTGCTCTTTCACCACTGTGACCAAATTAATCCCTTAAGAGGCACATTTATACGTTGCATAAGCTCCCCATGCAGCAATCACTAGAACTGCAACACCTATATTTGCAACTAAATGTTTGTCTTCATCATTCAACTTCCTTTCTGTTATTCTTGTTACAACATCAGAAGAAGAACTAGCTAAATTTCTGATTCCATTCCCTATAGTATAGATTATATCCTCTCCATAATTCTTCCCTTGTTGTTTAGGAGAAGTTCTGCTGCTTgattccttttccttttctgaaAATTTTGAAGCAGAAGTTTCATCTTTCTTCTTAGATGAAAATTTTCTTGTTtggatttcattttcttttatatcACCCTTCTCCATATTTTTAGCACTCATTCCCTCTTTCTTTTCCTCTAATTGTTCTTTGACTTTGTCTACACTTTTTGCTTCAACTAGGTCTCTAGCGAATGTTGTTAATAAAGTGGGCTTGGGCTCAACTTCCTCTAATGGGCCTTTTGGATGCTTTTCATCTGTTTGGATTGTTGTTTCCTTTGTGGGTGTTGGTTTTGTATCAATTTCCTCTTGACCCTTTTGAGCGCTATGATCCCTCATTGGTTCTGAAGGGATTTGAGGTGATGTATCATCTTGATTATTCTTCTGGTCTTTAAAGTTAGCAGGGACTTTTACTGGGCTTGGTTCTTCAACCTTAGTGGTTGTGGTAGATTGTGGTGGAATGGTCTCTTGGGCTTCTTTTTCAAGCTTTGCTTCACCTACAATTTTCTCTGGTGGGCCTGCCGAACTTTTTTCTTGGACCTTTCCAGCTTCTGGTTTAGGCTCAACTTTGGTAGTTCTAGATTGTGGTGGACTGATCTCTTGGGCTTCTTCTTTAGGCTTTGATTCAGCTACAGCTGGAGGGCCTACTGGGCCTTTTTCTTGGGTTGTTTCCACTTCTTGTTTAGGCTCAACTTGTGAATTTAACTTCTTTTGTATTGTGAGGATGAGGGTTCCAAGTACAAACTTGCCTTCAAGTGTCTCTGCATCACCATTTTCAGGAATAGGGTATGTCTGGTCAAACCGGATCCATCTATTGCCTCCAAATTGTCGTTCACCTGTAATCCTCACCATTTGTGAAGAGCCTGTAAATGTAATCTTTATATGATCC is a window of Lotus japonicus ecotype B-129 chromosome 5, LjGifu_v1.2 DNA encoding:
- the LOC130721309 gene encoding inactive protein RESTRICTED TEV MOVEMENT 2-like; translation: MALRPRTPTFRPQLSVRRVYETFQPRSEIKETPKTYLLHVYLPGFTKDHIKITFTGSSQMVRITGERQFGGNRWIRFDQTYPIPENGDAETLEGKFVLGTLILTIQKKLNSQVEPKQEVETTQEKGPVGPPAVAESKPKEEAQEISPPQSRTTKVEPKPEAGKVQEKSSAGPPEKIVGEAKLEKEAQETIPPQSTTTTKVEEPSPVKVPANFKDQKNNQDDTSPQIPSEPMRDHSAQKGQEEIDTKPTPTKETTIQTDEKHPKGPLEEVEPKPTLLTTFARDLVEAKSVDKVKEQLEEKKEGMSAKNMEKGDIKENEIQTRKFSSKKKDETSASKFSEKEKESSSRTSPKQQGKNYGEDIIYTIGNGIRNLASSSSDVVTRITERKLNDEDKHLVANIGVAVLVIAAWGAYATYKCAS